In one Cloacibacillus porcorum genomic region, the following are encoded:
- the mraY gene encoding phospho-N-acetylmuramoyl-pentapeptide-transferase has product MMFIDFTAILFFTFALEIFLQRSWISVMHSLKIEQVTKLYGPSWHEKTKMGTPTMGGIVFIPVLLLAIPLIIMMDGDFSLSGAARIVSYPVLAAAVGFVDDWLKYSRRSSDGLKSLQKLALQVAVTLPWALWVSEPPFVIFPGFEVSRLFYVAFVTFVGVGLQNAVNVTDGLDGLAAGCALISFMFALSFIDGGPTMMLIIAAACGICLGFLWHNANPASVFMGDVGAHFLAGLLLSVCLNSGVLIFVIPLGFFFGVEILSVTIQIIAIRCFHRKVFKMSPIHHHFEMSGWKETQIVTRFWVMHIIGICLLMSLLFYFALRNF; this is encoded by the coding sequence ATGATGTTTATCGATTTCACGGCGATCCTCTTTTTTACATTTGCGCTGGAGATATTCCTCCAGCGGAGCTGGATCAGCGTCATGCACAGCCTGAAGATAGAGCAGGTGACCAAGCTCTATGGCCCGTCGTGGCACGAGAAGACGAAGATGGGCACGCCGACGATGGGCGGCATCGTCTTTATCCCCGTGCTGCTGCTCGCCATCCCGCTGATTATAATGATGGACGGGGATTTTTCCCTCAGCGGCGCGGCGCGGATCGTCTCCTATCCGGTGCTTGCGGCGGCGGTCGGTTTCGTCGACGACTGGCTGAAATACAGCCGCCGCTCCAGCGACGGCCTTAAGAGCCTGCAAAAGCTCGCCCTGCAGGTGGCCGTTACCCTGCCGTGGGCGCTGTGGGTCTCCGAGCCGCCGTTTGTGATCTTCCCCGGATTTGAGGTCTCGCGCCTGTTTTATGTCGCTTTTGTGACCTTTGTCGGCGTCGGGCTTCAGAACGCGGTCAACGTTACGGACGGTCTTGACGGCCTGGCTGCCGGCTGCGCTCTGATATCCTTTATGTTCGCGCTCTCTTTTATAGACGGCGGCCCAACGATGATGCTCATCATCGCGGCGGCCTGCGGCATCTGCCTCGGGTTTCTATGGCACAACGCCAATCCCGCCTCGGTATTTATGGGCGACGTCGGCGCGCATTTTCTCGCCGGTCTTCTGCTCTCGGTCTGCCTCAACTCCGGCGTCCTTATTTTCGTGATCCCGCTCGGTTTTTTCTTCGGGGTGGAGATTTTATCGGTAACGATCCAGATAATCGCTATACGGTGCTTCCACCGCAAGGTGTTCAAGATGAGCCCGATACACCATCACTTTGAGATGTCCGGCTGGAAAGAGACGCAGATAGTGACGCGCTTCTGGGTGATGCACATCATCGGTATCTGTCTTTTGATGAGCCTCTTATTTTATTTTGCACTTCGGAATTTTTGA